The Rhodocytophaga rosea genome has a segment encoding these proteins:
- a CDS encoding class I SAM-dependent methyltransferase, which translates to MKETNTIWKANLYNDKHSFVYQYGESLLELLAPKAGERILDLGCGSGQLTAKLKELGVDIVGMDSSREMIDDARQKYPGIEFLVMNATDFEFAQLFDAIFSNAVLHWVVQKEQAIKCMYRNLKPGGRIVAEFGGKGNVQTILNELRKTLTKYGFVKNAQAEIFYFPSIGEYTTLLEKHGFRVTFAQHYDRPTELADSNKGIQDWLEMFGNAFFNGIPAEAKEQIKQEVQEMVKGELFTNGKWYADYKRIRVVAVKE; encoded by the coding sequence ATGAAAGAGACAAATACTATCTGGAAAGCTAATCTCTATAATGACAAACATTCCTTTGTGTATCAGTACGGCGAGAGTTTACTGGAACTATTAGCACCGAAAGCAGGTGAACGTATATTAGACCTTGGATGCGGTTCAGGACAATTAACTGCTAAATTGAAAGAATTGGGAGTAGACATAGTCGGTATGGATAGTTCCAGGGAAATGATTGATGATGCCCGGCAAAAATATCCCGGCATTGAGTTTCTGGTAATGAATGCCACCGATTTTGAATTTGCCCAGTTATTCGATGCCATTTTCTCTAATGCTGTTTTACACTGGGTCGTACAAAAAGAACAAGCCATCAAATGTATGTACCGGAATTTGAAACCAGGCGGAAGAATAGTCGCTGAGTTTGGCGGAAAAGGCAATGTACAAACCATACTGAATGAACTCAGAAAAACACTTACTAAGTATGGATTTGTAAAAAATGCACAGGCCGAAATATTTTATTTTCCCTCCATTGGAGAATATACCACACTGCTTGAAAAGCATGGATTCCGGGTAACTTTTGCGCAGCACTACGACCGGCCTACTGAATTAGCAGACAGTAACAAAGGCATTCAAGACTGGCTTGAAATGTTCGGAAATGCTTTTTTCAACGGAATTCCAGCCGAAGCAAAAGAACAGATCAAACAGGAAGTACAGGAGATGGTAAAAGGAGAGCTTTTTACCAACGGAAAATGGTATGCCGACTATAAAAGAATCAGGGTTGTAGCGGTTAAAGAATAG
- a CDS encoding transposase, producing the protein MNDITQHYINRAEIWLLITTLVYFLMNGAQIFETAVIVPKWTASPPESFQLFKGKYGLDFKPFWIGLHSIHEITFILAIIFCWKLEIRNWLLVLFALHFAVRVWTLIYFAPNIIEFQKIANKSGLETDLLSRAAIWRNLNYIRVGIFIAVSIGLIPLYLKLLQLKVN; encoded by the coding sequence ATGAATGATATTACGCAGCACTATATAAACAGAGCAGAAATATGGCTCCTGATTACTACCCTAGTTTATTTTCTGATGAACGGAGCACAGATTTTTGAAACCGCCGTGATCGTACCCAAATGGACAGCTTCTCCACCGGAATCATTCCAGCTGTTTAAAGGCAAATATGGACTGGATTTTAAACCTTTCTGGATTGGCCTGCATTCCATTCATGAAATTACTTTTATTCTGGCCATTATTTTTTGCTGGAAACTGGAGATCAGAAACTGGCTCCTGGTTCTGTTTGCCCTTCACTTTGCCGTACGGGTGTGGACATTGATCTACTTTGCTCCCAATATTATTGAGTTTCAGAAAATTGCGAATAAAAGCGGGTTAGAGACGGATCTGCTCAGCCGTGCTGCTATCTGGAGAAATTTGAATTATATCCGGGTAGGTATTTTTATAGCGGTTTCCATCGGACTCATTCCTTTGTATCTGAAATTGTTGCAACTGAAAGTTAATTAG
- a CDS encoding MarR family winged helix-turn-helix transcriptional regulator, with protein MPREFDQKTIASINSMARQFSDATILMHEAIAREVGLSGTDHKYLGILIQQGEMTAGELARFTGLTTGAVTGLIDRFEKKGLVSRRFDKEDRRKVVIVPDTEKANSLLRGIFSQIQTKTLDMLSNFNEQELTIIERYLTAAIAMMKETTTQLNENAKNTTL; from the coding sequence ATGCCTAGAGAATTTGACCAAAAAACAATTGCTTCTATCAACAGTATGGCCAGGCAATTTTCAGATGCTACAATTCTGATGCATGAAGCCATTGCCAGGGAAGTAGGCTTATCCGGAACAGACCATAAATATCTGGGAATCCTGATACAACAGGGTGAAATGACTGCTGGAGAACTTGCCAGATTCACTGGTCTAACAACTGGTGCGGTAACTGGCCTCATAGACCGGTTTGAGAAAAAAGGGCTGGTAAGCAGACGTTTTGACAAAGAAGACCGGAGGAAGGTCGTAATTGTGCCGGATACTGAAAAGGCCAATAGTCTGCTGAGAGGCATTTTCTCTCAAATTCAAACCAAAACTTTAGATATGCTTTCAAATTTTAATGAGCAAGAACTCACAATCATTGAGCGGTATTTGACAGCTGCCATTGCCATGATGAAAGAGACCACCACACAGTTAAATGAAAATGCAAAAAACACAACCCTATGA